From the genome of Haloarcula limicola, one region includes:
- the cofH gene encoding 7,8-didemethyl-8-hydroxy-5-deazariboflavin synthase subunit CofH: MSDAFDARQHGGEFDFAHRPATDQSFENALAKARNGERLTVDDGVELITTGTDRAGIDDRRKELVLEAADRRRAEVVGDEVTFVANLNNNVTTACNTGCLFCNFKDRSEQFRSDYQEEHGGFTKTPEESREIVADAVERGIYEVTSVSGLHPALALDDEHLEILEASERGDLNYRPASEYDTDPGTYAEQIRAMSVDGVHVHSMTPEEAYHARRGTEWSYEEVFERLREAGLDSVPGTAAEILVDEVREVICPGKIDSGEWVEAMEAAANVGLDTTATIMYGHVENARHRVMHLQTIRELQERTGAITEFVPLSFIHQETPLYERDMVEGGASADEDELMIAVSRLFLDNVDHIQSSWVKYGDERGLKMLNCGADDFMGTILSEEITKRAGGGYGEFRSVREYVDMITALGRTPVERSTDYRQRRVVDSDADVVGPTLGPKADGTPLLE, from the coding sequence ATGTCGGACGCCTTCGACGCGCGACAGCACGGCGGGGAATTCGACTTCGCTCACCGACCGGCGACCGACCAGTCCTTCGAGAACGCGCTGGCCAAGGCCCGGAACGGCGAACGCCTGACGGTCGACGACGGCGTCGAACTCATCACGACCGGGACCGACCGCGCGGGCATCGACGACCGCCGGAAGGAGCTGGTCTTGGAGGCCGCCGACCGGCGGCGCGCCGAGGTGGTCGGCGACGAGGTGACGTTCGTCGCCAACCTCAACAACAACGTGACGACGGCCTGCAACACGGGCTGTCTGTTCTGTAACTTCAAGGACCGCTCCGAGCAGTTCCGCAGCGACTATCAGGAGGAACACGGCGGCTTCACGAAGACCCCCGAGGAGTCCCGCGAGATAGTCGCCGACGCCGTCGAACGCGGCATCTACGAGGTCACGTCCGTCTCCGGGCTCCACCCGGCGCTCGCGCTGGACGACGAGCATCTGGAGATACTCGAAGCGAGCGAACGGGGCGACCTGAACTACCGGCCCGCGAGCGAGTACGACACCGACCCGGGGACCTACGCGGAGCAGATCCGCGCGATGAGCGTCGACGGCGTCCACGTCCACTCGATGACGCCCGAGGAGGCCTATCACGCCCGCCGGGGGACGGAGTGGTCCTACGAGGAGGTGTTCGAGCGGCTGCGAGAGGCCGGCCTCGACAGCGTCCCAGGTACCGCCGCCGAGATCCTCGTCGACGAGGTCCGGGAGGTCATCTGTCCGGGCAAGATCGACAGCGGCGAGTGGGTCGAGGCGATGGAGGCGGCCGCGAACGTTGGGCTCGACACGACGGCGACCATCATGTACGGCCACGTCGAGAACGCGAGACACCGCGTCATGCACCTCCAAACGATACGGGAGCTACAGGAGCGGACCGGCGCGATCACGGAGTTCGTCCCGCTCTCGTTCATCCATCAGGAGACGCCGCTGTACGAGCGAGACATGGTCGAGGGAGGGGCCAGCGCCGACGAAGACGAGCTGATGATCGCCGTCTCGCGGCTCTTCCTCGATAACGTCGACCACATCCAGTCATCGTGGGTGAAATACGGCGACGAACGGGGGCTGAAGATGCTCAACTGCGGCGCGGACGACTTCATGGGGACTATCCTCTCGGAGGAGATCACCAAACGCGCCGGCGGCGGCTACGGGGAGTTCCGCTCGGTGCGGGAGTACGTCGACATGATAACCGCGCTCGGTCGGACGCCCGTCGAGCGCTCGACGGACTATCGCCAGCGCCGGGTCGTCGATTCGGACGCCGACGTCGTGGGACCGACGCTCGGCCCGAAGGCGGACGGGACGCCGCTGTTGGAGTGA
- a CDS encoding PAS domain-containing protein has protein sequence MNPGRITPDDVLGACDAAGAAREPVTAGEVADRLGCQRDTARNRLEELVERGELRSKAVEAGQRVWWRPATESRSLGAVEELLPVEARHDHLTTELRDVFDRISDAFYALDTDWRFTYVNERAEELIDYRGEGLVGENVWEVFEWAADSKLKSEYHAAMETQEPTVFEFYYPEPLDAWYEINAYPSETGLSVYFRDISERKSQTRALREREEQLSRLMENVPGMVYRCRNERGWPMEFVSDACRDLTGYAPDAVERDEVVWGEDVIVDADREAVWEGTQTAVTDREPFSITYRIETVGGERRWVRSHGRGIFDDDGELVLLEGIISDITTRKERERELEEHRSWYRTLVENFPNGAVALVNRDLRYVTFGGTPEGDSGVTRTELEGELLRDALPAELADVVVPRYRAALDGEISAFEESVGDETYQFHFHPVRDDDGEVFAALGLSQDVTDRRAYQRQLEQSNERLESFASMLAHELRNPVAIGQIYAQQLSSQPDSEAVEYVEEAFDRIEDMINVMLVLTRGEEAVSDRTTLRLLPVARDVWEEIDTADGTLETDGDCTVAADETYLRHLLRNLFENALQHGGPDVTVTVGGLPTGFYVEDDGAGIPPDERETVFQAGYTTAADGGGAGLGLAFVSELAAAYDWEVDVLESEAGGARFELRGVGREQRT, from the coding sequence ATGAATCCCGGCCGAATCACGCCCGACGACGTGCTCGGTGCCTGTGACGCCGCAGGTGCGGCTCGGGAACCCGTGACGGCGGGCGAGGTCGCCGACCGTCTCGGCTGTCAGCGTGACACGGCTCGGAACCGGCTCGAAGAACTGGTCGAGCGAGGCGAACTCCGCAGTAAGGCGGTCGAAGCGGGACAGCGAGTGTGGTGGCGGCCCGCGACGGAGAGTCGGTCCCTCGGTGCGGTCGAGGAGTTGCTACCCGTGGAGGCGAGACACGATCACCTCACGACCGAACTGCGGGACGTCTTCGACCGGATTTCGGACGCCTTCTACGCGCTCGACACCGATTGGCGGTTCACGTACGTCAACGAGCGCGCGGAGGAGCTCATCGACTATCGGGGCGAAGGGCTGGTCGGCGAAAACGTCTGGGAGGTGTTCGAGTGGGCGGCGGACTCGAAGTTGAAATCGGAGTACCACGCCGCGATGGAGACACAGGAGCCGACCGTGTTCGAGTTTTACTATCCCGAGCCGCTCGACGCGTGGTACGAGATCAACGCGTATCCCTCCGAGACCGGCCTGTCGGTGTACTTCCGCGACATCTCCGAACGGAAATCGCAGACGCGGGCACTTCGAGAGCGCGAGGAACAGCTCTCGCGGCTCATGGAGAACGTCCCGGGCATGGTGTATCGGTGCCGGAACGAGCGGGGGTGGCCGATGGAGTTCGTCAGCGACGCCTGCCGCGATCTCACGGGCTACGCGCCCGACGCGGTCGAACGCGACGAGGTCGTGTGGGGCGAGGACGTCATCGTCGACGCCGACCGCGAAGCCGTCTGGGAGGGGACCCAGACCGCCGTCACCGACCGAGAGCCGTTCTCCATCACCTATCGCATCGAGACCGTCGGCGGCGAGCGACGGTGGGTCAGGAGCCACGGGCGCGGCATCTTCGACGACGACGGCGAACTGGTGCTGCTGGAGGGGATCATCTCGGATATCACGACGCGGAAGGAGCGCGAACGCGAACTCGAAGAGCATCGGTCCTGGTACCGGACGCTGGTCGAGAACTTCCCGAACGGGGCCGTCGCGTTGGTGAATCGCGACCTCCGGTACGTCACGTTCGGCGGGACGCCGGAGGGGGACTCCGGCGTGACGAGAACGGAACTGGAGGGGGAACTGCTCCGGGACGCGTTGCCGGCGGAACTGGCGGACGTCGTCGTTCCCCGCTACCGAGCCGCACTCGACGGCGAAATATCCGCGTTCGAGGAGTCGGTCGGCGACGAGACGTACCAGTTCCACTTCCATCCGGTCCGCGACGACGACGGCGAGGTCTTCGCGGCGCTGGGGCTGTCACAGGACGTCACCGACCGCCGGGCGTATCAGCGGCAACTGGAGCAGTCGAACGAGCGGCTGGAGAGCTTCGCCAGCATGCTCGCCCACGAGCTCAGAAACCCGGTCGCGATCGGGCAGATTTACGCGCAACAGCTCTCCTCACAGCCGGACTCGGAAGCGGTCGAGTACGTCGAAGAGGCGTTCGACCGCATCGAGGACATGATAAACGTCATGCTGGTGCTGACCCGGGGAGAGGAGGCGGTCAGCGACCGGACTACGCTCCGGCTCCTACCGGTCGCGCGGGACGTCTGGGAGGAGATCGACACGGCCGACGGGACCCTGGAGACCGACGGCGACTGCACGGTCGCGGCCGACGAGACGTACCTCAGACATCTCCTACGGAACCTCTTCGAGAACGCGCTCCAGCACGGCGGTCCGGACGTCACCGTCACCGTGGGCGGACTCCCGACCGGGTTCTACGTCGAAGACGACGGGGCGGGCATCCCGCCGGACGAACGCGAGACCGTGTTCCAGGCGGGCTATACGACTGCGGCCGACGGGGGCGGGGCCGGGCTCGGCCTGGCGTTCGTCAGCGAGTTAGCGGCCGCGTACGATTGGGAGGTAGACGTGCTCGAGAGCGAGGCGGGCGGCGCGCGCTTCGAACTCCGAGGCGTCGGTCGGGAACAGCGGACGTGA
- a CDS encoding ferredoxin → MTEADEPVDPSEIGEQGGPPVEEKPYKLIFEANKCFGAGKCAEVSENWSLDLDTGIAKPETYFFGEDELDHNVRAAEVCPAKKDRGVIHVVDRRTDEEIAPDPHGDGTLSVDW, encoded by the coding sequence ATGACAGAGGCCGACGAGCCAGTCGACCCGAGCGAGATCGGCGAACAGGGCGGTCCGCCCGTCGAGGAGAAGCCCTACAAGCTCATCTTCGAGGCCAACAAGTGCTTCGGCGCGGGCAAGTGCGCCGAGGTCTCCGAGAACTGGTCGCTGGATCTCGATACCGGCATCGCGAAGCCCGAGACGTACTTCTTCGGCGAGGACGAACTCGACCACAACGTCAGAGCCGCCGAGGTCTGTCCGGCCAAGAAGGACCGCGGCGTTATCCACGTCGTCGACCGCCGAACCGACGAGGAGATCGCCCCCGATCCCCACGGCGACGGCACCCTCTCGGTCGACTGGTAA
- the cofC gene encoding 2-phospho-L-lactate guanylyltransferase, with protein sequence MRVVVPVSGSDPKTRLSPVLSPDERREFTEAMLADVLRALDAAGHDPEVVSTAPIDCDAPVTVDDRGLDALVNDLLSAGPLTVVMADLPLVTAETVERLFAPDADVVLAPGLGGGTNAFVCRHPDFRVDYHGASIRDHRRIAAETGADLAEVDSRLLATDIDEPADLAEVLLHGDGAAGEWLADAGFELAFDGGRVGVERE encoded by the coding sequence ATGCGCGTCGTCGTCCCGGTCTCGGGGTCGGACCCGAAGACGCGACTCTCCCCCGTTCTCTCCCCGGACGAGCGCCGCGAGTTCACCGAGGCGATGCTGGCCGACGTGCTGCGCGCGCTCGACGCCGCCGGCCACGACCCCGAAGTCGTCTCGACGGCACCGATCGACTGTGACGCGCCGGTGACGGTCGACGACCGCGGACTGGACGCCCTCGTCAACGACCTGCTTTCGGCGGGACCGCTGACGGTGGTGATGGCCGACCTGCCGCTCGTTACCGCCGAGACCGTCGAGCGGCTGTTCGCGCCCGACGCCGACGTGGTGCTCGCGCCCGGCCTGGGCGGCGGAACGAACGCCTTCGTCTGCCGCCATCCCGACTTTCGCGTCGACTACCACGGCGCGTCGATCCGGGACCACCGCCGCATCGCCGCGGAGACCGGAGCGGACCTCGCGGAGGTGGACTCCCGCCTACTGGCGACGGACATCGACGAACCGGCAGACCTCGCGGAGGTGCTGTTACACGGCGACGGCGCGGCCGGCGAGTGGCTCGCCGACGCGGGCTTCGAACTGGCGTTCGACGGCGGTCGCGTCGGCGTCGAGCGCGAGTGA
- a CDS encoding Lrp/AsnC family transcriptional regulator encodes MVTAFIMVKTAAGKSDELLEAVRQSEGITEAHIVAGQYDIIAEASGDEVYDVMQSVATRVRDLEGVADTRTYICLE; translated from the coding sequence ATGGTCACGGCGTTCATCATGGTCAAGACGGCGGCGGGCAAGTCCGACGAACTCTTAGAGGCGGTGCGCCAGTCCGAGGGCATCACCGAGGCGCACATCGTCGCCGGGCAGTACGACATCATCGCGGAGGCGAGCGGCGACGAGGTGTACGACGTGATGCAGTCGGTGGCGACGCGCGTGCGGGACTTAGAGGGCGTCGCCGACACGCGGACGTACATCTGTCTGGAGTGA
- the cofG gene encoding 7,8-didemethyl-8-hydroxy-5-deazariboflavin synthase subunit CofG, whose translation MIPGADEYDIDLAIADADVERLLTTRPTHVRPADELSYCRNVFVPLTTACRYTCTYCTYYDPPGEANLMSPEEIRETCRRGADAGCTEALFTFGDDPDDRYTAMYDQLAEYGHETIHEYLREACEIALEEGLLPHANPGDQTREQMATVADLNASMGVMLETTADVRAHGGPRAKNPGQRLNTIRTAGELGVPFTTGILVGIGEGWPDRAKSLLAIAELHERYGHVQEVIVQPVAENERWRGGSPDLGTMRRVTAMARAGLPDEVSVQVPPNLAPARELTDCGVDDLGGVSPVTVDHINPEYEWPALRELEAVADAAGVPLVERLPVYERFVDDGWLSAPIEDAVDADTPAGERFRSILARGENPADA comes from the coding sequence GTGATTCCCGGGGCCGACGAGTACGACATCGACCTTGCCATCGCCGACGCGGACGTGGAGCGCCTGCTGACGACGAGGCCGACCCACGTCCGGCCCGCCGACGAACTCTCCTACTGCCGGAACGTGTTCGTCCCGCTGACGACCGCCTGCCGGTACACCTGCACCTACTGCACCTATTACGACCCGCCGGGGGAGGCGAACCTCATGTCCCCCGAGGAGATCCGCGAGACGTGCCGGCGAGGGGCCGACGCCGGCTGTACGGAGGCGCTGTTCACCTTCGGCGACGACCCCGACGACCGCTATACGGCGATGTACGACCAATTGGCCGAGTACGGCCACGAGACGATCCACGAGTACCTCCGCGAGGCCTGTGAGATCGCGCTGGAGGAGGGGTTACTTCCCCACGCCAACCCCGGCGACCAGACCCGCGAGCAGATGGCGACGGTCGCGGACCTGAACGCCTCGATGGGCGTGATGTTGGAGACGACGGCGGACGTACGGGCCCACGGCGGCCCGCGCGCGAAGAATCCCGGACAGCGACTGAACACGATCCGAACCGCGGGCGAACTCGGCGTCCCGTTCACGACCGGCATCCTCGTCGGCATCGGCGAGGGGTGGCCCGATCGGGCGAAGAGCCTGCTGGCCATCGCCGAACTGCACGAGCGCTACGGCCACGTACAGGAGGTCATCGTCCAGCCCGTCGCCGAGAACGAGCGCTGGCGGGGCGGTTCGCCCGATCTGGGGACGATGCGCCGCGTGACGGCGATGGCCCGCGCGGGTCTCCCCGACGAGGTCTCGGTGCAGGTGCCGCCGAACCTCGCCCCGGCCCGCGAACTGACCGACTGCGGTGTCGACGACCTCGGCGGCGTCTCGCCGGTGACGGTGGACCACATCAACCCCGAGTACGAGTGGCCCGCCCTCCGGGAGTTAGAGGCGGTCGCCGACGCCGCCGGCGTGCCGCTCGTCGAGCGCCTCCCGGTGTACGAACGCTTCGTCGACGACGGCTGGCTCTCGGCCCCGATCGAGGACGCCGTCGACGCCGATACCCCGGCTGGCGAGCGATTTCGGTCGATACTCGCCCGCGGCGAGAACCCGGCCGACGCGTGA
- a CDS encoding complex I NDUFA9 subunit family protein, which translates to MDVLVVGGTGFVGQYLCRELDDRDHEVTALSRNPHDADLPTGVTRKEGDVTDYDSIEGAFEGQDAVFFLPALTPLFKPDGGDEMHEVVHLGGTENAVRAAEEHGVSRYVQMSALGADPNGPTHYLRAKGKAEKAVERSDLDWTIFRPSIVFGEGDEFVYFTKRLKQIFAPGVPLYPLPGGGRKAHFQLIWVEDLAPILADSLESDEHVGQIYEVGGPEVLSLREATELVYESEGESITIVPLPMELAKVGLPVLGSLGFPMGSDQYEGLDFDNTPRDNDVDAFGYDVSEFRTFGDYLGVR; encoded by the coding sequence ATGGACGTACTCGTCGTCGGCGGAACCGGCTTCGTCGGCCAGTATCTGTGTCGAGAACTCGACGATCGAGACCACGAGGTCACCGCGCTGTCCCGGAACCCTCACGACGCCGACCTGCCGACGGGCGTCACCCGAAAGGAGGGCGACGTCACCGACTACGACAGCATCGAGGGCGCGTTCGAGGGACAGGACGCCGTCTTCTTCCTCCCCGCGCTGACGCCGCTGTTCAAGCCCGACGGCGGCGACGAGATGCACGAGGTGGTCCACCTCGGCGGGACGGAGAACGCGGTGCGCGCCGCCGAGGAACACGGCGTCTCCCGATACGTCCAGATGAGCGCGCTCGGTGCGGACCCGAACGGCCCGACGCATTACCTGCGGGCGAAGGGGAAGGCCGAGAAAGCCGTCGAGCGCTCGGACCTCGACTGGACGATCTTCCGGCCCTCGATCGTCTTCGGCGAGGGCGACGAGTTCGTCTACTTCACCAAGCGGCTCAAGCAGATCTTCGCCCCCGGCGTGCCGCTGTATCCCCTGCCCGGCGGCGGTCGGAAGGCGCACTTCCAGCTCATCTGGGTCGAGGACCTCGCGCCGATACTCGCCGACTCGCTGGAGAGCGACGAACACGTCGGGCAGATATACGAGGTCGGCGGTCCCGAGGTCCTCTCGCTCCGGGAGGCGACGGAACTCGTCTACGAGAGCGAGGGAGAGTCCATCACGATCGTCCCGCTTCCGATGGAGCTGGCGAAGGTCGGGCTCCCGGTGCTGGGGAGCCTCGGCTTCCCGATGGGCAGCGACCAGTACGAGGGGCTGGACTTCGACAACACGCCGCGGGACAACGACGTCGACGCGTTCGGCTACGACGTGAGCGAGTTCCGGACGTTCGGCGACTACCTCGGCGTGCGCTAG
- a CDS encoding DUF5813 family protein, with product MTDVPPDVADAFESREGFAESDGGYTLETTSFSGRVTASEGETWETNYEVTVRAPTLQAATADDVGAAVRDGWFDTLERRLEDAPKATRTAVELDEYAVERDGEEIVVTYRFSLGGERQAADVAKTFVEYVEGTYVEGIVPGYDYVGTVAELMDSASTGGSEGTRGGTPL from the coding sequence ATGACCGACGTTCCACCGGACGTTGCCGACGCCTTCGAGAGCCGCGAGGGATTCGCCGAGAGCGACGGGGGCTATACCCTCGAGACGACGAGCTTCAGCGGTCGCGTGACCGCCAGCGAGGGCGAGACGTGGGAGACGAACTACGAGGTGACGGTCAGAGCGCCGACGTTACAGGCCGCGACGGCCGACGACGTGGGAGCGGCCGTTCGTGACGGTTGGTTCGACACGCTGGAGCGCCGCCTCGAAGACGCGCCCAAGGCGACGCGAACCGCCGTCGAACTCGACGAGTACGCGGTCGAGCGCGACGGCGAGGAAATCGTCGTCACCTACCGGTTCAGCCTCGGCGGCGAGCGGCAGGCCGCCGACGTGGCGAAAACGTTCGTCGAGTACGTGGAGGGGACCTACGTCGAGGGGATCGTCCCCGGCTACGACTACGTCGGCACCGTCGCCGAGCTGATGGACTCGGCGAGCACCGGCGGCAGCGAGGGGACGCGCGGCGGAACGCCGCTGTAG
- a CDS encoding tubulin/FtsZ family protein, translating to MKLAMIGFGQAGGKIVDKFLEYDRNTDSGIVRSAVAVNTAKADLLGLEHIPEENRVLIGQARVKGHGVGADNELGAEIAEEDIDEVQGAIDNIPVHEVDAFLVVAGLGGGTGSGGSPVISKHLKRIYTEPVYGLGVLPGSDEGGIYTLNAARSFQTFVREVDNLMVFDNDAWRKTGESVEGGYDHINEEIVRRFGVLFGAGEVEAGDNIAESVVDSSEIINTLDGGGVSTVGYASEDVEVTSGGGGGLLSRFTGDDGGDDGLDTANTTNRITSLVRKAALGRLTLPCEIEGAERALLVMAGPPAHLNRKGIERGRKWLEEQTGSMEVRGGDYPTNSPKVAASILLAGVHNVPRIKELQQVAIEAQDNIDDIREQSDGNLQNLVEDDEDELDPLF from the coding sequence ATGAAACTCGCGATGATCGGCTTCGGGCAGGCCGGCGGCAAAATCGTGGACAAATTCCTCGAGTACGACCGGAACACGGACTCGGGAATCGTCCGCTCCGCGGTGGCGGTCAACACGGCGAAGGCAGACCTGCTCGGACTGGAACACATCCCGGAGGAGAATCGAGTGCTCATCGGCCAGGCCCGCGTGAAGGGCCACGGCGTGGGCGCGGACAACGAACTCGGCGCGGAGATCGCCGAAGAGGACATCGACGAGGTGCAGGGGGCCATCGACAACATCCCCGTCCACGAGGTCGACGCGTTCCTCGTCGTCGCGGGGCTGGGCGGCGGGACCGGGTCCGGCGGGTCGCCGGTCATCTCGAAGCACCTCAAGCGCATCTACACCGAGCCCGTCTACGGCCTGGGCGTCCTGCCGGGCAGCGACGAGGGCGGCATCTACACGCTGAACGCCGCCCGCTCGTTCCAGACGTTCGTCCGCGAGGTGGACAACCTCATGGTCTTCGACAACGACGCCTGGCGAAAGACCGGCGAGTCCGTCGAGGGCGGCTACGACCACATCAACGAGGAGATCGTCCGCCGCTTCGGCGTGCTGTTCGGGGCCGGCGAGGTGGAGGCCGGCGACAACATCGCCGAGAGCGTCGTCGACTCCTCGGAGATCATCAACACGCTCGACGGCGGCGGCGTCTCGACGGTCGGGTACGCCTCCGAAGACGTCGAGGTCACGTCCGGCGGCGGCGGGGGACTCCTCTCCCGATTCACCGGCGACGACGGCGGCGACGACGGGCTGGACACGGCGAACACGACCAACCGAATCACGTCTCTCGTCCGGAAGGCGGCGCTCGGTCGACTGACCCTGCCCTGCGAGATAGAGGGCGCGGAGCGCGCGCTCCTCGTGATGGCCGGGCCGCCGGCCCACCTCAATCGGAAGGGGATAGAGCGCGGGCGGAAGTGGCTGGAGGAGCAGACGGGGTCGATGGAGGTCCGCGGCGGGGACTACCCGACCAACTCCCCGAAGGTCGCGGCCTCGATCCTGTTGGCGGGCGTCCACAACGTCCCACGTATCAAGGAGCTCCAGCAGGTCGCCATCGAGGCGCAGGACAACATCGACGACATCCGCGAACAGAGCGACGGCAACCTACAGAACCTGGTCGAAGACGATGAGGATGAACTCGATCCGCTCTTCTAG
- the tmk gene encoding dTMP kinase yields MLVTLEGLDGSGKTTVWERLRADDALPPDATFTREPTDSWYGEAVQRSIDDGDADSVAELFLYTADHAAHLAETVRPGLEDGGLVVSDRYSDSRYAYQGATLAETDWFEDPLDYVREVHAPWTRPPDLTLFLDLDPETAARRSGVTNKFETADYLANVRENYDRLREDDPERFVAVDATADPDAVYDRVRAAIVERL; encoded by the coding sequence ATGCTCGTCACGCTCGAAGGACTCGACGGGAGCGGGAAGACCACGGTCTGGGAGCGGCTACGGGCCGACGACGCCCTGCCGCCGGATGCGACGTTCACCCGCGAGCCGACCGATAGCTGGTACGGCGAGGCCGTCCAGCGCTCTATCGACGACGGCGACGCGGACTCCGTGGCCGAACTGTTCCTCTACACCGCCGACCACGCCGCCCACCTCGCGGAGACGGTCCGCCCCGGCCTCGAAGACGGCGGGCTCGTCGTCTCCGACCGCTACTCCGACTCGCGCTATGCCTATCAGGGCGCGACCCTCGCCGAGACCGACTGGTTCGAGGACCCGCTCGATTACGTCCGCGAGGTCCACGCGCCGTGGACGCGCCCGCCCGACCTGACGCTCTTTCTCGACCTCGACCCCGAGACGGCGGCCCGGCGCAGCGGAGTCACGAACAAGTTCGAGACGGCGGACTACCTGGCGAACGTCCGAGAGAACTACGACCGTCTCCGCGAGGACGACCCCGAGCGGTTCGTCGCGGTCGACGCCACGGCCGACCCGGACGCCGTCTACGACCGGGTCCGAGCGGCCATCGTCGAGCGGCTCTGA
- a CDS encoding Lrp/AsnC family transcriptional regulator, with protein sequence MVTAYIMVKAHTGDADRLKSEIEAIDGVQEAHIVAGDVDLIAKVSVDTPAEVKDVAATHIQDIEGVESTQTYIAMD encoded by the coding sequence ATGGTCACTGCATACATCATGGTCAAAGCCCACACCGGCGACGCCGACCGTCTGAAAAGCGAGATCGAAGCCATCGACGGCGTGCAGGAGGCTCACATCGTCGCCGGCGACGTCGACCTCATCGCCAAGGTGAGCGTCGATACGCCCGCGGAGGTCAAGGACGTCGCCGCGACCCACATCCAGGACATCGAGGGCGTCGAGAGCACGCAGACGTACATCGCCATGGACTAA
- a CDS encoding DUF7501 family protein, protein MSTTETWSDPNRCPFCDDALDSPGAGFVAHIEEKADCEAAFGTWRSRITDDVAGGWSG, encoded by the coding sequence ATGTCCACTACCGAGACGTGGAGCGACCCGAACCGCTGTCCGTTCTGTGACGACGCGCTGGACTCGCCGGGAGCCGGCTTCGTCGCACACATCGAGGAGAAGGCGGACTGCGAGGCCGCCTTCGGCACGTGGCGAAGCCGCATCACCGACGACGTCGCGGGCGGCTGGAGCGGGTGA
- a CDS encoding potassium channel family protein — translation MRFVIVGAGRVGLRTARVLQESGHHVVLIEQDEGAVERAQTAGFEVIEGDGAIEDTLSLADLDSADAVGALTGDLNDNFVACMIGKQHGCRTVMRIDEDYREEIYKRYADDVDEVIYPERLGAIAAKNALLGGNIRAVADVAQNLQLVEFTITDASPMNGYSLSELELPANARLLAHGKGETALTIPDPDETLEEGDHVVVLAGFDTLGDVRSIVAGESGRATALGGA, via the coding sequence ATGCGATTTGTTATCGTGGGTGCAGGCCGCGTCGGCCTCCGAACCGCACGCGTGCTGCAAGAGAGCGGACACCACGTCGTCCTCATCGAACAGGACGAGGGAGCCGTCGAGCGGGCCCAGACCGCCGGCTTCGAGGTCATCGAGGGCGACGGCGCCATCGAGGACACGCTGTCGCTCGCCGACCTCGACTCGGCCGACGCGGTCGGCGCGCTCACCGGCGACCTGAACGACAACTTCGTCGCCTGCATGATCGGCAAACAGCACGGCTGTCGAACGGTCATGCGCATCGACGAGGACTACCGCGAGGAGATCTACAAGCGCTACGCCGACGACGTGGACGAGGTCATCTACCCCGAGCGACTCGGCGCGATCGCCGCGAAGAACGCGCTGTTAGGCGGGAACATCCGCGCCGTCGCGGACGTGGCACAGAACCTCCAACTCGTCGAGTTCACCATCACGGACGCCTCGCCGATGAACGGCTACTCCCTCTCGGAACTGGAACTGCCCGCCAACGCCCGGCTCCTCGCCCACGGCAAGGGCGAGACCGCGCTGACGATTCCGGACCCGGACGAGACGCTCGAAGAGGGCGACCACGTCGTCGTCCTCGCGGGCTTCGACACCCTCGGCGACGTCCGGAGCATCGTCGCCGGTGAATCCGGCCGCGCGACCGCACTCGGAGGTGCCTGA